A genome region from Arachis duranensis cultivar V14167 chromosome 6, aradu.V14167.gnm2.J7QH, whole genome shotgun sequence includes the following:
- the LOC107491907 gene encoding heterogeneous nuclear ribonucleoprotein Q-like: MSEGAEVNERVDIDEENYMEEIDDDVEEQIDDHGQEAPEPPHEHKGSPAKAAAKDQLPEQEQERSDTAAEILQDGQKPSSVNEEDEEKEKHDELLALPPHGSEVFIGGLPRDANEDDLKALCEPMGDVLEVRLMKDKDTGENRGYAFVAFKTKEVAQKAIEDIHNKEFKGKTLRCSLSETKHRLFISNIPKTWTEDEFRKHVEAVGPGVENIELIKDPQNPTRNRGFAFVLYYNNACADYSRQKMSIASFKLGGNTPNVTWADPKISPDHSSSSQVKALYVKNIPENVTTEQLKELFRRHGEVTKVVMPPGKAGGKRDFGFIHYAERSSVLKAVKDTEKYEINGQVLEVVLAKPQTDRKAEVSYAYNPVLHPSHLIHPGYGSFSGNVYGSLAAGYGVATGYQQVFNFXXXXXXXXMQMVPMVLPDGQIGYVLQQPGVQAPPARPRRTDRNNGPSGQPGRAGGGGSEESNRNRRYRPY, from the exons ATGTCCGAGGGTGCGGAGGTCAATGAGCGTGTCGACattgatgaggagaattatatGGAAGAgattgatgatgatgttgaagaACAGATAGATGACCATGGACAAGAAGCACCTGAACCTCCACATGAACATAAGGGGTCACCTGCTAAGGCTGCTGCTAAAGATCAGTTGCCTgaacaagaacaagaaagaaGTGACACTGCTGCAGAAATTCTCCAAGATGGGCAGAAACCATCTTCTGTCAATGAAGAAGATGAGGAGAAGGAAAAGCATGATGAACTTCTTGCCCTTCCTCCTCATGGTTCTGAAGTCTTCATTGGTGGGCTTCCTCGCGATGCCAATGAAGATGATTTGAAGGCATTGTGCGAGCCAATGGGTGACGTTCTAGAG GTGCGACTAATGAAGGACAAGGACACCGGCGAAAACAGGGGTTATGCTTTTGTGGCTTTTAAAACAAAGGAGGTAGCACAAAAGGCCATTGAAGACATACACAACAAGGAATTTAAG GGCAAAACCTTGAGGTGTTCACTGTCTGAAACAAAACACAGATTGTTCATTAGTAACATTCCAAAGACTTGGACGGAGGATGAGTTCAGGAAACATGTCGAGGCTGTTGGTCCGGGTGTTGAAAACATCGAGCTCATCAAG gACCCCCAAAACCCCACTAGGAATCGTGGGTTtgcttttgttttgtattaCAATAATGCATGTGCTGACTATTCGCGGCAAAAGATGTCAATTGCAAGTTTTAAGCTGGGTGGTAATACCCCAAATGTCACATGGGCAGATCCAAAGATCTCACCTGatcattcttcatcttcacaG GTTAAAGCTCTATATGTTAAAAACATACCTGAGAATGTTACTACTGAACAACTAAAAGAACTATTCCGGCGACATGGAGAAGTGACAAAAGTGGTCATGCCACCTGGTAAAGCTGGAGGGAAACGTGATTTTGGTTTCATTCATTATGCAGAGCGGTCAAGTGTATTGAAAGCTGTCAAAGATAcagaaaaatatgaaattaatg GCCAAGTGCTTGAAGTTGTTCTTGCCAAGCCTCAAACTGATAGAAAAGCTGAAGTTAGTTATGCCTACAATCCTGTACTTCATCCAAGCCATCTTATACATCCCGGATATGGTAGTTTTTCTGGAAACGTTTACGGCTCTTTAGCTGCAGGATATGGTGTTGCTACAGGTTATCAACAGGTATTTAATTTC NNNNNNNNNNNNNNNNNNNNNNNNATGCAGATGGTTCCAATGGTATTACCAGATGGTCAAATCGGCTATGTCCT TCAACAGCCTGGTGTACAGGCACCACCGGCCCGACCTCGCAGAACTGATCGGAACAATGGTCCAAGTGGTCAACCGGGCCGAGCAGGAGGTGGTGGCAGCGAAGAAAGCAACCGTAATAGAAGGTACCGACCCTATTAG
- the LOC107491909 gene encoding 3-ketoacyl-CoA synthase 1 — translation MAAAGNSIDMDKERLTAEMDFRDSSSAVIRIRRRLPDFLQSVKLKYVKLGYGYSCNPATLLIFALILPLLLSLIGLNLHDLRLDTHALTRLAFSAALLFLFGLYYATRPSPVYLVDFSCYKPSKERKISVESFLKMTEENGAFDENAIQFQRRISTKSGLGDETYLPRGITSRPPNLSMEEARLEAEAVMFGALDALFAKTGLNPRDIDILIVNCSLFNPTPSLSAMIVNHYKLRTNIKSYNLSGMGCSAGLISIDLAKDLLKANPNSYAVVVSTENITLNWYFGNERSMLLCNCIFRMGGAAVLLSNKRRDRARSKYELVHTVRTHKGADDKNYNCVYQREDETGKIGVCLARELMEVAGDALKTNITTLGPLVLPLSEQLMFFMSLVRRKVMKGRNRVKPYIPDFKLAFEHFCIHAGGRAVLDALQKNLGLSEWHMEPSRMTLHRFGNTSSSSLWYELAYTEAKGRVKKGDRVWQIGFGSGFKCNSAVWKALRGLPVLHDWRGNPWDDSIHTYPRHPSP, via the coding sequence ATGGCTGCAGCTGGTAATAGCATAGACATGGATAAGGAGAGATTAACGGCTGAGATGGACTTCAGGGACTCTTCCTCCGCCGTCATCAGAATCCGTCGCCGGTTACCGGATTTCCTACAATCGGTGAAGCTCAAATACGTCAAATTGGGGTACGGCTACTCATGCAACCCCGCCACCCTCCTCATCTTTGCTCTCATCCTCCCACTCCTCCTCTCACTCATCGGCCTCAACCTCCACGACCTCCGCCTCGACACCCACGCGCTCACGCGCCTCGCCTTCTCCGCGgccctcctcttcctcttcggCCTCTACTACGCCACGCGCCCATCTCCTGTCTACCTCGTAGACTTCTCCTGCTACAAGCCCAGCAAGGAACGCAAAATCTCCGTGGAATCGTTCCTCAAGATGACGGAGGAGAACGGCGCGTTCGACGAAAACGCCATTCAGTTCCAGCGGCGGATCTCCACCAAATCCGGCCTCGGCGACGAGACCTACCTCCCGAGAGGGATCACTTCCCGCCCTCCGAACCTGTCCATGGAAGAAGCACGCCTCGAAGCAGAAGCCGTTATGTTCGGAGCACTGGACGCTCTGTTCGCCAAAACAGGGTTGAATCCCAGAGACATTGACATCTTGATCGTGAATTGCAGCCTCTTCAACcctaccccttctctctccgcCATGATCGTTAACCACTACAAGCTCAGGACCAACATCAAGAGCTACAACCTGAGCGGCATGGGATGCAGCGCCGGATTAATCTCCATCGACCTCGCCAAGGATCTCCTCAAGGCGAACCCCAACTCCTACGCGGTGGTGGTGAGCACAGAGAACATAACTCTGAACTGGTACTTCGGGAACGAGCGGTCCATGCTCCTCTGCAACTGCATTTTCAGGATGGGCGGTGCCGCCGTGCTTCTGTCGAACAAGCGGCGGGACAGGGCGCGATCCAAGTACGAGCTGGTTCACACGGTGAGGACACACAAGGGCGCGGACGACAAGAACTACAACTGCGTGTACCAGAGAGAAGACGAGACGGGGAAAATTGGAGTGTGCCTAGCGAGGGAGCTGATGGAGGTGGCCGGAGACGCACTGAAAACAAACATAACGACTTTGGGGCCGTTGGTGCTGCCGCTTTCGGAGCAGTTGATGTTCTTCATGTCGTTGGTGAGGAGGAAAGTGATGAAGGGGAGGAACAGGGTGAAGCCGTACATACCGGACTTCAAGCTGGCGTTCGAGCACTTCTGCATCCACGCGGGTGGGAGGGCGGTTCTTGATGCGTTGCAGAAGAACCTGGGGCTGAGCGAGTGGCACATGGAACCTTCCAGAATGACGCTGCACCGCTTCGGGAACACTTCGAGTAGTTCCCTCTGGTACGAGCTGGCATACACAGAGGCGAAGGGGAGGGTCAAGAAAGGCGACAGGGTTTGGCAGATTGGATTCGGCTCCGGCTTCAAGTGCAACAGCGCAGTCTGGAAGGCCCTCCGTGGACTGCCCGTACTCCATGACTGGCGTGGCAACCCCTGGGACGATTCCATTCACACCTATCCTCGTCACCCATCCCCATAG
- the LOC107491904 gene encoding arachin Ahy-3, with protein sequence MAKLLALSFCFCFLVLGASSISFRQQPEENACQFQRLNAQRPDNRIESEGGYIETWNPNNQEFECAGVALSRLVLRRNALRRPFYSNAPQEIFIQQGRGYFGLIFPGCPSTYEEPAQQGRRSQSQRPPRRLQGEDQSQQQQDSHQKVHRFDEGDLIAVPTGVAFWLYNDHDTDVVAVSLTDTNNNDNQLDQFPRRFNLAGNQEQEFLRYQQQSRQSRRRSLPYSPYSPQTQPRQEEREFSPRGQHSRRERAGQEEENEGGNIFSGFTPEFLEQAFQVDDRQIVQNLRGENESEEEGAIVTVRGGLRILSPDRKRGADEEEEYDEDEYEYDEEDRRRGRGSRGRGNGIEETICTASVKKNIGRNRSPDIYNPQAGSLKTANDLNLLILRWLGLSAEYGNLYRNALFVPHYNTNAHSIIYALRGRAHVQVVDSNGNRVYDEELQEGHVLVVPQNFAVAGKSQSENFEYVAFKTDSRPSIANLAGENSVIDNLPEEVVANSYGLPREQARQLKNNNPFKFFVPPSQQSPRAVA encoded by the exons ATGGCTAAGCTTCTTGcgctttctttttgcttttgcttTCTAGTTCTGGGAGCTAGCAGCATCTCCTTCAGGCAGCAGCCGGAGGAGAATGCGTGCCAGTTCCAGCGCCTCAATGCGCAGAGACCTGACAATCGCATTGAATCAGAGGGCGGTTACATTGAGACTTGGAACCCCAACAACCAGGAGTTCGAATGCGCCGGCGTCGCCCTCTCTCGCTTAGTCCTCCGCCGCAACGCCCTTCGTAGGCCTTTCTACTCCAATGCTCCCCAGGAGATCTTCATCCAGCAAG GAAGGGGATACTTTGGGTTGATATTCCCTGGTTGTCCTAGCACATATGAAGAGCCTGCACAACAAGGACGTCGATCTCAGTCCCAAAGACCACCAAGACGTCTTCAAGGAGAAGACCAAAGCCAACAGCAACAAGATAGTCACCAGAAGGTGCACCGTTTCGATGAGGGTGATCTCATTGCAGTTCCCACCGGTGTTGCTTTCTGGCTCTACAACGACCACGACACTGATGTTGTTGCTGTTTCTCTTACTGACACCAACAACAACGACAACCAGCTTGATCAGTTCCCCAGG AGATTCAATTTGGCTGGGAACCAAGAGCAAGAGTTCTTAAGGTACCAACAACAAAGCAGACAAAGCAGACGAAGAAGCTTACCATATAGCCCATACAGCCCGCAAACTCAGCCTAGACAAGAAGAGCGTGAATTTAGCCCTCGAGGACAGCACAGCCGCAGAGAACGAGCaggacaagaagaagaaaacgaaggtGGAAACATCTTCAGCGGCTTCACGCCGGAGTTCCTGGAACAAGCCTTCCAGGTTGACGACAGACAGATAGTGCAAAACCTAAGAGGCGAGAACGAGAGTGAAGAAGAGGGAGCCATTGTGACAGTGAGGGGAGGCCTCAGAATCTTGAGCCCAGATAGAAAGAGAGGTGCCGACGAAGAAGAGGAATACGATGAAGATGAATATGAATACGATGAAGAGGATAGAAGGCGTGGCAGGGGAAGCAGAGGCAGGGGGAATGGTATTGAAGAGACGATCTGCACCGCAAGTGTTAAAAAGAACATTGGTAGAAACAGATCCCCAGACATCTACAACCCTCAAGCTGGTTCACTCAAAACTGCCAACGATCTCAACCTTCTAATCCTTAGGTGGCTTGGACTTAGTGCTGAATATGGAAATCTCTACAGG AATGCATTGTTTGTCCCTCACTACAACACCAACGCACACAGCATCATATATGCATTGAGGGGACGGGCTCACGTGCAAGTCGTGGACAGCAACGGCAACAGAGTGTACGACGAGGAGCTTCAAGAGGGTCACGTGCTTGTGGTGCCACAGAACTTCGCCGTCGCTGGAAAGTCCCAGAGCGAGAACTTCGAATACGTGGCATTCAAGACAGACTCAAGGCCCAGCATAGCCAACCTCGCCGGTGAAAACTCCGTCATAGATAACCTGCCGGAGGAGGTGGTTGCAAATTCATATGGCCTCCCAAGGGAGCAGGCAAGGCAGCTTAAGAACAACAACCCCTTCAAGTTCTTCGTTCCACCGTCTCAGCAGTCTCCGAGGGCTGTGGCTTAA